A section of the Mastomys coucha isolate ucsf_1 unplaced genomic scaffold, UCSF_Mcou_1 pScaffold15, whole genome shotgun sequence genome encodes:
- the Sys1 gene encoding protein SYS1 homolog isoform X3, whose protein sequence is MAGQFRSYVWDPLLILSQIVLMQTVYYGSLGLWLALVDALVRSSPSLDQMFDAEILGFSTPPGRLSMMSFVLNALTWS, encoded by the exons ATGGCGGGCCAGTTCCGCAGCTACGTGTGGGACCCGTTGCTGATCCTGTCGCAGATCGTGCTCATGCAGACGGTCTACTATGGCTCTCTGGGCCTGTGGCTGGCGCTAGTGGACGCGCTGGTGCGCAGCAGCCCGTCCCTGGACCAGATGTTCGACGCGGAG ATCCTGGGCTTTTCCACCCCTCCAGGCCGGCTCTCAATGATGTCCTTCGTCCTCAACGCCCTCACCTG
- the Sys1 gene encoding protein SYS1 homolog isoform X4 yields the protein MAGQFRSYVWDPLLILSQIVLMQTVYYGSLGLWLALVDALVRSSPSLDQMFDAEILGFSTPPGRLSMMSFVLNALT from the exons ATGGCGGGCCAGTTCCGCAGCTACGTGTGGGACCCGTTGCTGATCCTGTCGCAGATCGTGCTCATGCAGACGGTCTACTATGGCTCTCTGGGCCTGTGGCTGGCGCTAGTGGACGCGCTGGTGCGCAGCAGCCCGTCCCTGGACCAGATGTTCGACGCGGAG ATCCTGGGCTTTTCCACCCCTCCAGGCCGGCTCTCAATGATGTCCTTCGTCCTCAACGCCCTCACCTG